The segment AAGAAAAAGGATTAGACAAAGAGATAAAAGTAGTAAGAACAGGATGTTTTGGACTATGTGAAGCAGGACCTATAGTAATAGTATATCCAGAAGGAGCATTTTATAGTCAAGTAAAAGTAGAGGATGTAGAAGAAATAGTAGAAGAGCACTTACTAAAAGGAAGAATAGTAAAGAGATTATTATATAAAGATGCAGTAGAAGAAGACACAATAAAATCAATAAATGAAGTAGGATTTTACAAGAAGCAAAAGAGGATAGCATTAAGGAACTGTGGGGTAATAAACCCAGAAGACATAAATGAGTATATAGCATTTGACGGATACATGGCACTAGGGAAAGTATTAACAGAGATGACACCAGAAGAAGTAATACAAGTAATCAAAGATTCAGGACTAAGAGGTAGAGGTGGTGGAGGATTCCCAACAGGATTGAAATGGGAATTCACAGCTAAAGCCCAAGGAGAACAAAAATATGTATTATGTAATGCAGACGAAGGGGACCCAGGAGCATTCATGGACAGAAGTATATTAGAAGGGGACCCACATGCAGTATTAGAAGCGATGGCGATAGCCGGATATGCAATAGGAGCGAATCAAGGATATATATATGTAAGGGTAGAATATCCAATAGCAGTACAGAGATTAGAGATAGCAATAAATCAAGCAAAAGAGAAAGGATTATTAGGTAAGAATATATTCGGTACAGGATTTGACTTTGACATAGAAGTAAGGCTAGGAGCAGGAGCATTCG is part of the Caloranaerobacter sp. TR13 genome and harbors:
- a CDS encoding NAD(P)H-dependent oxidoreductase subunit E produces the protein MYRAHVLICGGTGCTSSSSDKIQTEFELKIKEKGLDKEIKVVRTGCFGLCEAGPIVIVYPEGAFYSQVKVEDVEEIVEEHLLKGRIVKRLLYKDAVEEDTIKSINEVGFYKKQKRIALRNCGVINPEDINEYIAFDGYMALGKVLTEMTPEEVIQVIKDSGLRGRGGGGFPTGLKWEFTAKAQGEQKYVLCNADEGDPGAFMDRSILEGDPHAVLEAMAIAGYAIGANQGYIYVRVEYPIAVQRLEIAINQAKEKGLLGKNIFGTGFDFDIEVRLGAGAFVCGEETALIASIEGQRGMPRNKPPYPANKGLWGKPTLINNVETYANIPQIILNGAEWFRSVGTEKSPGTKVFALGGKINNTGLVEIPMGTTLREVIYEIGGGIPNGKEFKAVQTGGPSGGCIPA